A part of Pararhizobium sp. A13 genomic DNA contains:
- a CDS encoding extensin family protein, with product MHLRIIACLLSVIFLSSASLPKTGPLPEKKPETTETTKPAEKKIEKDVPAPSKDETPLPTLEEPLDEKPEAKPEPVLTIEPEDGKEYAACLTALKQIGATFKEETRIDDGKGCGIDKPLTLETVLPGVALKPEGKMRCETALELARWTKEAVLPAAKVALENEGPLTAINQASSYVCRLRNNGTTGKISEHARGNAVDIASFTFKSGKSVEIQPRDEDSTLIGAFQRAVTAAGCLYFKTVLDPGSDEAHENHLHFDVLERKNGYRYCR from the coding sequence ATGCACCTTCGAATCATCGCTTGCCTCCTGTCGGTCATCTTTCTTTCAAGCGCCAGCCTCCCCAAAACAGGTCCCCTCCCCGAGAAAAAGCCGGAAACAACTGAGACGACAAAGCCGGCTGAGAAGAAAATCGAAAAAGACGTGCCGGCACCGAGCAAGGACGAGACACCTCTTCCCACGCTGGAGGAGCCTCTGGACGAGAAACCCGAGGCCAAGCCTGAGCCGGTGCTGACGATCGAGCCGGAAGACGGCAAGGAATACGCCGCTTGTCTAACAGCGCTGAAACAGATCGGCGCCACCTTCAAGGAGGAGACGCGGATCGACGACGGCAAGGGCTGCGGCATCGACAAGCCGCTGACGCTCGAAACGGTTCTTCCGGGCGTGGCGCTGAAACCGGAAGGCAAGATGCGCTGCGAAACGGCGCTCGAACTCGCCCGCTGGACGAAGGAGGCGGTTCTGCCGGCAGCCAAGGTGGCACTCGAAAACGAAGGTCCGCTGACGGCAATCAACCAGGCATCAAGCTATGTCTGCCGGTTGCGTAACAACGGGACGACCGGGAAAATCTCCGAACACGCCCGCGGCAACGCAGTCGACATCGCCTCCTTCACCTTCAAGAGCGGCAAATCGGTCGAAATCCAGCCGCGCGACGAAGATTCGACCCTGATCGGCGCCTTCCAGCGGGCGGTGACGGCAGCAGGCTGCCTTTACTTCAAAACCGTGCTCGACCCGGGCAGCGACGAGGCCCACGAAAACCATCTGCATTTCGATGTGCTCGAGCGCAAGAACGGCTATCGCTATTGCCGGTAA
- a CDS encoding DUF1993 domain-containing protein, translated as MSVSMYKISVPVFIRGLNVLAGLLDKAEAHAAEKKLPLVDLFNARLAPDMLPLSGQIQRVSDTSKNAIGRLTGVPAPSFPDEEKTFSELRERIAKTIAFLETVKPSDLEKSEDREVTISFGKLKFTFTGDDYLLKFALPNFFFHVTTTHDILRNQGVAVGKVDYLGPYS; from the coding sequence ATGTCCGTTTCCATGTATAAAATCTCGGTTCCCGTCTTCATCCGCGGGCTGAACGTCCTTGCCGGACTTCTCGACAAGGCCGAGGCCCATGCGGCCGAAAAGAAGTTGCCGCTGGTTGATCTGTTCAACGCCCGTCTCGCGCCGGACATGTTGCCCCTGTCCGGCCAGATCCAGCGCGTCAGCGACACGTCGAAGAACGCCATAGGACGCTTGACCGGTGTTCCCGCGCCAAGTTTTCCTGACGAGGAAAAGACATTTTCCGAACTCCGCGAACGCATCGCCAAGACGATCGCCTTTCTCGAAACCGTCAAGCCGTCCGATCTGGAGAAGAGCGAAGACAGGGAGGTGACGATCAGCTTCGGCAAGCTGAAGTTCACCTTCACCGGTGACGATTACCTTCTGAAATTCGCCCTGCCGAACTTCTTCTTCCACGTGACCACGACCCACGACATCCTGCGCAACCAGGGCGTAGCCGTCGGCAAGGTCGATTACCTCGGGCCTTACAGCTGA
- a CDS encoding formate--tetrahydrofolate ligase, with amino-acid sequence MAEVKSDIEIARAANKKPILEIGGGLGIPPEHLLPYGHDKAKISADFIAQQKGKKDGRLILVTAINPTPAGEGKTTTTVGLGDGLNRIGRQAIVCIREASLGPCFGVKGGAAGGGYAQVVPMEDINLHFTGDFHAITSAHNLLSALIDNHIYWGNEQNIDVRRIAWRRVMDMNDRALRHIVGSLGGVANGYPRETGFDITVASEVMAILCLATDLKDLQTRLGNIIIAYRRDKTPVFARDIKADGAMAVLLKDAMQPNLVQTLENNPAFVHGGPFANIAHGCNSVVATTTALKLADYVVTEAGFGADLGAEKFFDIKCRKAGLKPDVAVIVATARAMKMNGGVKKDNLGQENVEAVRKGCANLGRHVQNVKKFGVPVVVAINHFTLDTEAEIQAIKNFVATLGAEAILCKHWAEGSAGIEDLARKVVALAENGRSQFSPLYPDDMSLFHKIETIAKDIYHAGEVIADKTVRDQLRAWEDQGYGHLPICMAKTQYSFSTDPNLRGAPTGHTVPVREVRLSAGAGFIVVITGEIMTMPGLPRTPSSEKIFLSEAGFIEGLF; translated from the coding sequence ATGGCCGAGGTAAAATCCGATATCGAAATAGCCCGCGCAGCCAACAAAAAGCCGATCCTGGAGATTGGCGGCGGACTGGGAATACCGCCGGAACATCTGCTTCCCTACGGTCATGACAAGGCAAAGATCAGCGCCGATTTTATCGCCCAGCAGAAAGGCAAGAAGGACGGCCGGCTGATCCTCGTTACCGCGATCAATCCGACGCCTGCCGGTGAAGGCAAGACGACGACAACGGTGGGTCTCGGCGATGGTCTGAACCGGATCGGCAGACAAGCGATTGTCTGCATCCGCGAGGCGTCGCTCGGCCCCTGTTTCGGCGTCAAGGGCGGGGCTGCCGGCGGCGGTTATGCGCAGGTGGTGCCGATGGAGGACATCAATCTCCATTTCACCGGCGATTTCCATGCCATCACCTCGGCGCATAACCTCCTATCGGCGCTGATCGACAATCACATCTATTGGGGCAACGAGCAGAACATCGACGTCCGCCGCATTGCCTGGCGGCGCGTCATGGACATGAACGATCGCGCCTTGCGCCACATCGTCGGCTCGCTCGGCGGTGTCGCCAACGGCTATCCGCGCGAGACCGGCTTCGACATCACCGTCGCATCGGAAGTCATGGCGATCCTGTGCCTGGCCACTGATCTCAAGGACCTGCAAACGCGCCTCGGCAACATCATCATCGCGTACCGGCGCGACAAGACGCCGGTCTTTGCCCGCGATATCAAGGCCGACGGCGCCATGGCCGTGTTGCTCAAGGATGCGATGCAGCCCAATCTCGTGCAGACGCTGGAAAACAACCCGGCCTTTGTGCATGGCGGCCCGTTTGCCAATATCGCCCATGGTTGCAACTCCGTGGTGGCGACGACGACGGCGCTGAAGCTCGCTGACTATGTCGTTACCGAAGCCGGTTTCGGCGCCGATCTCGGGGCGGAAAAATTCTTTGACATCAAATGCCGCAAAGCGGGTCTCAAACCGGATGTCGCGGTCATCGTCGCGACCGCCCGAGCGATGAAGATGAACGGCGGGGTGAAGAAGGACAACCTTGGCCAGGAAAATGTCGAAGCTGTCCGGAAAGGCTGCGCCAATCTGGGCCGCCACGTCCAGAACGTCAAGAAATTCGGTGTGCCGGTCGTCGTTGCGATCAATCATTTCACGCTGGATACGGAGGCCGAGATACAGGCGATCAAGAATTTCGTCGCGACGCTCGGCGCCGAGGCGATCCTGTGCAAGCATTGGGCTGAGGGCTCAGCCGGCATCGAGGATCTGGCCCGCAAGGTCGTGGCCTTGGCGGAAAACGGCCGCTCGCAGTTTTCGCCGCTCTATCCCGACGACATGTCGCTGTTCCACAAGATCGAGACCATCGCCAAGGATATTTACCACGCCGGCGAAGTGATCGCCGACAAGACCGTGCGCGATCAACTGCGCGCTTGGGAAGATCAGGGCTACGGCCATCTGCCGATCTGCATGGCGAAAACGCAGTATTCGTTTTCGACCGATCCGAACCTGCGGGGCGCGCCGACGGGCCACACAGTTCCCGTCCGCGAGGTACGGCTCTCCGCCGGCGCCGGCTTCATTGTGGTCATCACCGGCGAGATCATGACCATGCCGGGCCTGCCGCGAACGCCATCATCGGAGAAGATTTTCCTCAGCGAGGCGGGGTTTATCGAGGGGTTGTTTTAA
- a CDS encoding DUF2333 family protein, with the protein MLDPIVAFFQRVFSAIGRGIGLVIAWILFPFIAVGNWYRGRSWIIKGPIGIGLLVLIGLYGYFIWQTQAWTNFNPDYVNTYNFAERKNDAGLPVKVAAGQTAPANTCERSAIVDVTADLIDYNVNQNAWISSMILYKAGLFGMDWDHTPWFDNKASFQRGVNEAVRRTTVELVDSLVRMRGTSGINPLLQSVRSKMQYEESNWYFGLSPFGPLTPTPSQYRAAMNDLRTFNDELAKCSATFDARADNFLEFMDRIASSIGSTSAMLRERSENFNGGWFDTRADDRFWFAYGQLYGYYGVLTAAGADFDGIITQRGLAPIWAESIKQLRASLRIQPLIISNGKEDGWIMPTHLATLGFYVLRVRSNLVEMRDILAR; encoded by the coding sequence ATGCTTGATCCGATCGTCGCGTTTTTCCAGCGTGTGTTTTCCGCGATCGGCCGCGGCATTGGCCTGGTGATAGCCTGGATCCTCTTCCCCTTCATTGCCGTCGGCAATTGGTACCGGGGCCGCAGCTGGATCATCAAGGGGCCGATCGGCATCGGCCTTCTGGTGCTTATCGGGCTCTATGGCTATTTCATCTGGCAGACGCAGGCCTGGACGAATTTCAATCCTGACTATGTCAACACGTACAATTTTGCCGAGCGCAAGAACGATGCCGGTCTTCCGGTTAAGGTTGCCGCGGGCCAGACGGCGCCCGCCAATACCTGCGAGCGTTCGGCCATCGTCGACGTAACCGCCGATCTGATCGACTACAATGTCAATCAGAATGCCTGGATTTCGTCGATGATCCTCTACAAGGCCGGCCTGTTCGGCATGGATTGGGACCACACCCCGTGGTTCGACAACAAGGCGTCCTTCCAGCGCGGTGTCAACGAGGCGGTGCGCCGCACGACGGTCGAACTTGTCGATTCCCTTGTTCGCATGCGCGGCACGTCCGGCATCAATCCGCTGCTGCAAAGTGTACGCAGCAAGATGCAATACGAGGAAAGCAACTGGTATTTCGGCCTGTCGCCGTTCGGCCCGCTGACGCCGACGCCGTCGCAGTATCGCGCGGCGATGAATGATCTTCGGACCTTCAACGACGAACTCGCCAAATGCTCCGCGACTTTCGATGCTCGCGCGGACAATTTCCTGGAATTCATGGACCGGATCGCAAGCTCGATCGGCAGCACCTCGGCGATGCTGCGCGAGCGCTCGGAAAATTTTAACGGCGGTTGGTTCGATACACGGGCCGATGACCGTTTCTGGTTCGCCTATGGGCAGCTCTATGGCTATTACGGCGTCCTGACGGCGGCTGGCGCCGATTTCGACGGGATCATCACCCAGCGTGGCCTGGCGCCGATCTGGGCAGAGAGTATCAAGCAGCTGCGTGCGTCGCTGCGCATCCAGCCGTTGATCATCTCGAACGGCAAGGAAGATGGCTGGATCATGCCGACCCATCTGGCAACGCTCGGCTTCTATGTCCTGCGCGTCCGCTCCAACCTCGTTGAAATGCGCGATATTCTGGCGCGATAA
- a CDS encoding DUF6638 family protein produces the protein MKRLLEAELIYGRLLEISEPHLIARYNKALQGFGLRPTALPSFQIDMTGFSPEIADELGDRDYLDPNRVNRRFIIMTPAQEELPVVHTSFSNTAALMHEFFAANARAINAVTIKDALYGEIEDSVSTVNDIDDLLSINEVHFRVLSAEDMLGKAAELRSLVDQLKTVPTAWADDVMLNRMVELAKVTGDIRENALVPDQLVFRHDAFWANHFGGVYVFLDEKTTTVICDPAVPGFRRSRPWQVGYISLSDHQRIYEFLASTNRLQLPQASWVESSGLYQHRADMILRGLVNQADPTTDLNTIDAIWLQTWMHRNSALVSSDGAYPFLQTMIRTVSASGTIKMQEVAPENRFLLVRAAPEHPDQWLTNRLIAQLNPSDFVSRFVFDKQGFYAAYEHYSEKFREYVVATLTGTYLKDKVAFRKRLYGLKEDSNA, from the coding sequence ATGAAACGCCTCCTTGAAGCCGAACTCATCTATGGGCGCCTGCTCGAAATCTCCGAGCCGCATCTGATTGCGCGCTACAACAAGGCGCTGCAGGGCTTCGGCCTGCGCCCGACGGCACTTCCATCCTTCCAGATCGACATGACCGGGTTTTCACCAGAGATCGCCGATGAACTTGGCGATCGCGATTATCTCGATCCGAATCGGGTCAACCGCCGCTTCATCATCATGACGCCGGCGCAGGAGGAGCTTCCGGTCGTCCATACGAGCTTTTCCAATACGGCGGCGCTGATGCACGAGTTTTTCGCCGCCAATGCGCGCGCGATCAATGCAGTGACGATCAAGGATGCGCTCTACGGCGAGATCGAGGATTCCGTTTCGACCGTCAACGATATCGACGACCTGCTGTCGATCAACGAAGTGCACTTTCGCGTGCTGTCAGCCGAGGACATGCTGGGCAAGGCGGCCGAACTGAGGAGCTTGGTTGATCAACTGAAGACGGTGCCGACGGCCTGGGCCGACGATGTGATGTTGAACCGGATGGTCGAGCTTGCGAAGGTCACCGGCGATATCCGTGAGAATGCGCTCGTGCCGGACCAACTCGTGTTTCGCCACGACGCCTTCTGGGCCAATCATTTCGGCGGTGTCTATGTCTTTCTCGATGAGAAGACGACGACGGTCATCTGCGATCCGGCCGTTCCGGGTTTCCGCCGCTCGCGGCCCTGGCAGGTCGGTTATATCAGTCTCTCGGACCACCAGCGCATCTACGAATTCCTGGCGTCGACCAACCGGCTGCAGCTGCCGCAGGCCTCCTGGGTCGAGAGTTCCGGTCTCTATCAGCACAGGGCGGACATGATCCTGCGCGGGCTGGTCAACCAGGCTGATCCGACAACCGACCTCAACACTATCGACGCGATCTGGCTGCAGACCTGGATGCACCGCAACTCGGCGCTGGTATCGTCGGATGGGGCCTATCCGTTCCTGCAGACTATGATCCGCACGGTTTCCGCGTCAGGCACCATCAAGATGCAGGAGGTCGCGCCTGAAAACCGCTTCCTGCTTGTTCGTGCCGCCCCCGAGCACCCGGACCAGTGGCTCACCAACCGGCTGATCGCACAGTTGAACCCGAGCGATTTCGTCTCCCGCTTCGTCTTCGACAAGCAGGGGTTTTATGCGGCCTATGAACATTACAGCGAAAAGTTCAGGGAATATGTTGTGGCGACGCTGACCGGCACATATCTCAAGGACAAAGTAGCGTTCCGTAAACGTCTTTACGGGCTCAAGGAGGACAGTAATGCTTGA
- a CDS encoding helix-turn-helix transcriptional regulator, with amino-acid sequence MNSAVSFKTPNGEELVLLSKQDYEDLVRQAELAEDLADAETVRDFREKLARGEEELIPLEIVSRLIDGENPIRVWREHRGLSAKKLAEMSGISAAYLSELETGKKDGSLSVFKSIATALRLDLDDLVRNETGNPAGHP; translated from the coding sequence ATGAACTCGGCTGTATCCTTCAAAACGCCAAATGGCGAAGAGCTGGTGTTGTTAAGCAAGCAGGACTATGAGGATCTTGTGAGGCAGGCCGAGTTGGCAGAAGACCTTGCAGACGCGGAAACGGTTCGCGATTTTCGTGAAAAGCTTGCGCGCGGTGAGGAGGAATTGATCCCGTTAGAGATTGTCAGCCGGTTAATCGATGGCGAAAATCCCATCAGGGTCTGGCGCGAGCACCGAGGTCTGTCGGCGAAAAAACTCGCGGAGATGTCCGGCATCAGCGCCGCGTATCTTTCAGAGCTGGAAACCGGCAAGAAGGACGGAAGTTTGTCTGTTTTCAAAAGTATCGCGACAGCGCTTCGTCTCGACCTGGATGATCTTGTTCGGAACGAAACTGGCAACCCGGCCGGCCATCCATGA
- a CDS encoding type II toxin-antitoxin system RelE/ParE family toxin, whose product MKKIVLSKQAATALHRMPQADAKRITNKLQQYSVDPASMANNVKRLQGSDYLRLRVGDWPVIFSEAGVVIDVVKIAPRGDVYRGM is encoded by the coding sequence ATGAAGAAAATTGTTCTGAGCAAACAGGCGGCGACGGCGTTGCATCGCATGCCGCAAGCGGATGCCAAGCGGATAACGAACAAACTGCAACAATATTCGGTCGATCCGGCATCAATGGCGAACAATGTGAAGAGGCTGCAAGGCTCAGACTATCTGCGATTGAGGGTCGGCGATTGGCCCGTGATTTTCAGCGAGGCAGGTGTTGTTATCGATGTTGTGAAAATCGCCCCACGCGGGGACGTTTATAGAGGTATGTAG